One Brassica napus cultivar Da-Ae chromosome C2, Da-Ae, whole genome shotgun sequence DNA window includes the following coding sequences:
- the LOC125582176 gene encoding uncharacterized protein LOC125582176, with product MKGCLSNKARGRIGHKAIKGGELSLLFKVDLENLIYSFIMGELDANISYKESVELRNGRKTSFWYEAWSSLGRLQEVMGGRGHIDMGILVNENIEACRNHRRRSHRVNILNRVELEIERYKENWVDEEDISLWRNSKGKCMKTFSTSETWQNIREKHTLCSWYSAVWFKHATPKYAFITWMVMLGRLSTGDRMKNWNANVDASCVLCNNPLETAEHLFFQCSYSKQIWEVLMSVGKSVHGGIE from the exons ATGAAAGGATGTTTGTCTAACAAAGCAAGAGGGAGGATTGGGCATAAGGCCATTAAAGGAGGTGAACTTAGTCTGCTGTTTAAAGTTGATTTGGAGAATCTTATCTACTCGTTCATTATGGGTGAACTGGATGCAAACATATCTTATAAGGAAAG TGTGGAGTTGAGAAATGGAAGGAAAACTTCCTTTTGGTACGAAGCTTGGTCTTCTTTGGGTCGGCTGCAGGAGGTTATGGGTGGTAGAGGGCATATTGATATGGGGATTCTAGTGAATGAGAACATCGAAGCTTGCAGAAACCACAGGAGACGGAGTCATAGAGTTAATATTCTAAACAGAGTGGAGCTGGAAATAGAAAGATATAAAGAAAATTGGGTTGATGAGGAGGATATATCTCTATGGAGAAATAGTAAAGGGAAATGCATGAAAACCTTCTCCACCAGTGAAACTTGGCAGAACATAAGGGAGAAGCATACTTTATGTTCTTGGTATTCTGCAGTGTGGTTTAAGCATGCTACCCCAAAGTATGCTTTTATAACATGGATGGTGATGCTGGGAAGGTTGTCTACGGGAGATCGTATGAAAAATTGGAATGCTAATGTAGATGCTTCTTGTGTTCTATGCAATAACCCTCTGGAGACGGCAGAGCATCTTTTCTTCCAGTGTTCTTACTCTAAGCAGATATGGGAAGTCTTAATGAGTGTTGGGAAATCAGTTCACGGGGGAATAGAATAG